A section of the Oncorhynchus keta strain PuntledgeMale-10-30-2019 unplaced genomic scaffold, Oket_V2 Un_contig_2724_pilon_pilon, whole genome shotgun sequence genome encodes:
- the LOC127922820 gene encoding LOW QUALITY PROTEIN: reduced folate transporter-like (The sequence of the model RefSeq protein was modified relative to this genomic sequence to represent the inferred CDS: inserted 2 bases in 2 codons), whose product MEKNFTREQVTNEINPILSYSYMAVLVPVFLLTDVLRYKPVLVLSSLSHVAIWLLLLLGSSLLEMQFMEFFYGITMAARVAYSSYIFSLVTPELYQRVASYSRSCVLMGVFASSVLGQVLISVGRLSFATLSAVSLALVSFGLVLSXCLPWPKRSLFFNRAHHAAQRNLQEQAAAQSELAKVTPSLAPLSSGSSWRDSVFIQMLKELRNVPRRPSLRLWSLWWVFNSAGYYLVLLYIHVLWNKVYPATENKHVYNGGXEAVSTLLGAITSFAAGFVKIRWNVWSELVIGVITALQAGLLLLMGTTSNIWVCYVAYSLFKGFYQFLVPIAIFQIASSLTKELCALVFGVNTFLATVLKSIITLIVSDKKGLGLNVHSQFLVYFFYFALLTVIYLGCAAWVIIRHYRNQSAGGGGDTDQATPTELCPVPSNPSEAEPLSNGNNVKV is encoded by the exons ATGGAGAAGAACTTCACCAGGGAACAG GTGACCAATGAGATCAACCCGATCCTGTCCTACTCCTACATGGCGGTGCTGGTGCCAGTCTTCCTCCTGACAGACGTCTTGCGTTACAAGCCCGTCCTGGTCCTCTCCAGTCTCAGCCATGTGGCCatctggctcctcctcctcctgggctCCTCCCTCTTAGAGATGCAGTTCATGGAGTTCTTCTACGGCATCACCATGGCAGCACGCGTGGCTTACTCCTCCTATATCTTCTCCCTGGTCACCCCAGAGCTCTACCAACGTGTGGCCAGCTACTCGCGCTCTTGTGTCCTCATGGGGGTGTTTGCCAGTTCGGTGCTGGGCCAGGTGCTGATATCTGTGGGAAGGCTCTCCTTCGCCACGCTCAGTGCTGTCTCCTTGGCCTTGGTGTCCTTCGGCCTGGTGCTCT GCTGCCTGCCCTGGCCCAAAAGGTCCTTGTTCTTCAACAGGGCCCACCATGCTGCCCAGAGGAACCTCCAGGAGCAGGCTGCCGCACAGTCGGAGCTGGCCA AGGTGACACCCTCCCTGGCCCCTCTCAGCTCTGGTTCCTCCTGGAGGGACTCTGTGTTTATTCAGATGCTGAAGGAGCTGAGGAACGTGCCGCGGAGACCCAGCCTGAGACTGTGGAGCCTGTGGTGGGTGTTCAACTCCGCTGGCTACTACCTGGTGCTGTTGTACATCCATGTCCTGTGGAACAAGGTGTACCCCGCCACGGAGAACAAACACGTCTACAACGGAG TGGAGGCTGTCTCCACACTACTGG GTGCGATCACGTCGTTTGCAGCGGGCTTCGTGAAGATCCGCTGGAACGTGTGGTCTGAGCTGGTGATCGGCGTCATCACGGCTCTACAGGCTGGCCTGCTGCTCCTCATGGGGACCACCAGCAACATCTGGGTCTGCTATGTGGCCTACTCCCTCTTCAAGGGTTTCTACCAGTTCCTCGTGCCCATCGCCAT TTTCCAGATCGCCTCCTCGCTCACCAAGGAGCTGTGTGCCCTGGTGTTTGGGGTCAACACTTTCCTGGCGACCGTTCTGAAGTCCATCATCACCCTCATCGTCTCTGACAAGAAGGGTCTGGGACTAAACGTGCACTCccag TTCCTGGTCTACTTCTTCTACTTTGCCTTGCTGACGGTTATCTACCTGGGCTGTGCTGCCTGGGTCATCATTCGCCACTACAGGAACCAATCGGCAGGAGGTGGAGGGGACACCGACCAGGCCACGCCCACTGAACTATGTCCCGTACCATCAAACCCCTCGGAGGCGGAACCTCTGTCCAATGGGAACAACGTGAAGGTCTGA